A stretch of Flavobacterium sp. N2270 DNA encodes these proteins:
- a CDS encoding heavy metal translocating P-type ATPase — MKHTYHIEGMTCSGCEAKVKKDLSNVENVTEVEVFKEDKKASIIMSKHVEIEVLQNALGGKESKYQISLPINNSKEVVQESCCSTGEKEHKHHEIKHTHQAGKYYCPMHCEGDKVYDKAGDCPVCGMDLVKEPEVIQSTKYTCPMHPEIIQDKLGSCPICGMDLVPMEPTESEEDKTYQKLWYKMKIATIFTLPIFIITMSDMIPNNPLYQLMDLQYWNWIQLVFTIPVVFYACWMFFERAWKSIVNWNLNMFTLIGIGTGVAFVFSSIGLLFPAIFPDQFKTSEGTVHLYFEATAVVLTLVLLGQLLEAKAHSRTSGAIKELLKLAPTEATLVLDGEEKVISIHDIKKGDILRVKPGEKIPVDGIITEGNSTIDESMITGEPIPVDKKIEDKVSSGTINGTKSFLMIAEKVGSETLLSQIVQMVSDASRSRAPIQNLVDKISKYFVPIVVLIAVITFFVWWIIGPEPKLVYGFINAIAVLIIACPCALGLATPMSVMVGVGKGAKSGVLIKNAEAIEKMDKIDVLITDKTGTLTEGKPSVEKIVVKDVDENIVLGKIASLNQNSEHPLATAVVNFARAKNTQFFKVENFDAVTGKGVVGFIDNIKVSLGNKKLIELEGIKDFSNIEQEVITEQKLGKTVSYIAIDKKVVGYITITDAIKKSSLEAINELKRQGIQVIMLTGDNENTAKAVASELNLTDFKASCLPQDKLEYIKELQAKGKIVAMAGDGINDAPALAQSDIGIAMGTGTDVAIESAKITLVKGDLKGIVKAKNLSHAVMKNIKQNLFFAFIYNVLGVPIAAGVLFPVFGILLSPMIAALAMSFSSVSVIANALRLRTMKI; from the coding sequence ATGAAACATACATACCACATTGAAGGAATGACCTGCTCTGGTTGTGAAGCCAAAGTTAAAAAAGATTTATCTAATGTTGAAAATGTTACTGAAGTAGAAGTTTTTAAAGAAGATAAAAAAGCATCAATCATCATGTCAAAACATGTTGAAATAGAAGTTTTACAAAATGCTTTAGGAGGAAAAGAGAGTAAATATCAAATTTCTTTACCTATTAATAATTCTAAAGAAGTTGTTCAAGAAAGTTGTTGTTCTACTGGAGAAAAAGAACATAAACATCATGAAATAAAACACACCCATCAAGCTGGTAAATATTATTGTCCTATGCATTGTGAGGGTGATAAAGTGTATGATAAAGCTGGTGATTGCCCTGTTTGTGGAATGGATTTAGTAAAAGAGCCAGAGGTTATTCAAAGCACAAAATATACTTGTCCCATGCATCCTGAAATCATTCAAGATAAGCTAGGTAGTTGTCCTATTTGTGGAATGGATTTAGTACCAATGGAACCAACCGAATCGGAAGAAGATAAAACCTATCAAAAGTTATGGTACAAAATGAAAATTGCAACAATCTTTACCTTGCCTATTTTTATCATTACCATGTCTGATATGATTCCTAACAACCCATTGTACCAACTAATGGATTTACAATATTGGAATTGGATTCAATTGGTATTTACAATTCCTGTCGTTTTTTATGCTTGTTGGATGTTTTTTGAAAGAGCGTGGAAATCAATTGTAAATTGGAATTTAAACATGTTCACTTTAATAGGTATTGGAACAGGAGTTGCTTTTGTTTTCAGTAGTATTGGATTATTATTTCCAGCTATTTTTCCAGACCAATTCAAAACTTCCGAAGGCACCGTTCATTTGTATTTTGAAGCTACTGCAGTAGTTTTAACCTTAGTTTTATTAGGTCAACTTTTAGAGGCTAAAGCGCACAGTAGAACTAGTGGAGCTATTAAAGAACTACTAAAATTAGCACCAACAGAAGCTACTTTAGTCCTGGATGGCGAAGAAAAAGTAATTTCAATTCACGACATTAAAAAAGGAGATATACTTAGAGTAAAACCAGGTGAAAAAATTCCAGTTGATGGAATCATTACTGAAGGAAATAGTACCATTGATGAATCAATGATTACGGGAGAACCTATACCCGTTGATAAAAAAATTGAGGATAAAGTAAGTTCTGGAACAATCAACGGTACAAAATCATTTTTGATGATTGCCGAAAAAGTAGGTTCAGAAACTTTATTATCTCAAATTGTGCAAATGGTTTCAGATGCAAGTCGTTCGAGAGCTCCAATTCAAAATTTAGTAGATAAAATTTCAAAATATTTTGTACCAATTGTGGTACTCATAGCTGTTATTACATTTTTTGTTTGGTGGATTATCGGTCCAGAACCCAAGTTAGTGTATGGTTTTATAAATGCTATTGCAGTATTAATAATTGCATGTCCATGTGCTTTAGGTTTAGCAACACCAATGTCAGTAATGGTTGGTGTTGGTAAAGGTGCTAAATCAGGAGTATTAATTAAAAATGCTGAAGCCATTGAGAAAATGGATAAAATTGATGTTTTAATCACAGATAAAACAGGAACTTTAACCGAAGGAAAACCGTCTGTTGAAAAAATCGTAGTAAAAGATGTAGATGAAAACATAGTTTTAGGAAAAATTGCATCACTAAATCAAAATAGTGAACATCCATTAGCAACAGCAGTTGTAAATTTTGCTAGAGCTAAAAACACTCAGTTTTTTAAAGTAGAAAACTTTGATGCTGTAACAGGTAAAGGAGTTGTTGGGTTTATTGACAATATAAAAGTCAGCTTAGGGAATAAAAAACTAATAGAGCTAGAAGGAATTAAAGATTTTTCAAATATTGAACAAGAAGTTATTACAGAACAAAAGTTAGGAAAAACAGTTTCTTATATTGCTATTGATAAAAAAGTAGTAGGTTATATCACAATTACCGATGCAATTAAAAAATCGAGTTTAGAGGCTATTAACGAACTAAAGCGTCAGGGAATTCAAGTCATAATGTTAACAGGAGATAATGAAAATACGGCAAAAGCAGTAGCTTCTGAACTAAACTTAACCGATTTTAAAGCAAGCTGTTTGCCACAAGATAAATTAGAATACATCAAAGAGCTACAAGCCAAAGGTAAAATAGTAGCAATGGCAGGTGATGGTATAAACGATGCACCAGCATTAGCACAATCCGACATTGGAATAGCAATGGGAACAGGAACAGATGTGGCCATTGAAAGTGCTAAAATTACTTTAGTAAAAGGGGATTTAAAAGGAATAGTGAAAGCTAAAAATTTAAGTCACGCAGTAATGAAAAACATCAAGCAAAATCTGTTTTTTGCTTTTATCTATAATGTTTTAGGAGTTCCAATAGCAGCAGGTGTTTTATTTCCTGTTTTTGGGATATTACTTTCTCCAATGATTGCAGCTTTAGCTATGAGTTTTAGCTCTGTATCAGTAATTGCTAATGCATTACGATTAAGAACTATGAAAATTTAA
- a CDS encoding helix-turn-helix domain-containing protein, with amino-acid sequence MIKLHIKNMVCKRCILVVKSELEKLGLNYLSVELGEVTFQNEISQNDKIGISKHLEALGFEILNDTNSKIIEKIKSSLIDLIQNKNNNTKDNLSNYLKEKLHQDYSKLSNLFSQIEGISIEKYFINLKIEKVKELLFYDELSLSEIAYSLNYSSVSHLSHQFKKVTGFSPTYFNKLKENKRKEIDLL; translated from the coding sequence ATGATCAAGTTACACATCAAAAATATGGTATGTAAGCGATGTATTTTAGTAGTTAAGTCTGAGTTAGAAAAACTTGGGCTTAACTATCTATCCGTTGAGTTAGGTGAAGTAACCTTTCAAAACGAAATATCTCAAAATGATAAAATAGGTATATCTAAACATCTTGAAGCACTTGGGTTCGAAATTTTGAACGATACAAATAGCAAAATAATAGAAAAAATTAAAAGTAGTCTCATTGATTTAATTCAAAATAAAAACAACAACACAAAGGATAATCTTTCCAACTATCTGAAAGAAAAACTACATCAAGATTACAGTAAGTTAAGCAACTTATTTTCTCAAATTGAAGGAATTAGTATTGAAAAATATTTTATCAATTTAAAAATCGAAAAAGTAAAAGAATTACTATTTTATGATGAATTATCATTATCTGAAATAGCCTATTCATTAAATTACAGTAGTGTTTCGCACTTAAGTCATCAATTTAAAAAAGTTACAGGTTTTAGTCCCACCTATTTCAATAAATTAAAAGAAAATAAACGTAAAGAAATAGATCTATTATAA